From a single Solanum dulcamara chromosome 4, daSolDulc1.2, whole genome shotgun sequence genomic region:
- the LOC129884983 gene encoding pectinesterase-like, producing MAKKIVISGIASILVVACVVAACTTISKKNASDSSSGGGGGDGASNSDISTSTKSVKAICQSTDYKETCEKSLASAKNTSDPKELIKVAFESTISDIKNAIKNTDLIKHAAKDPRTKEALTTCEGLLDVSIDDLRRSFDKVGTFDISKIKDYTDDLKTWISASITYQETCLDAFQNTSGDTGEKMKKLLKTAGELTSNGLAMITSFGDMLTNMNIPGISRRLLTTDYTSFVEEGSRRLLQVSNTKPNAVVALDGSGQFKTIKEALKAVPPKNTQPYVILIKAGEYKEMVDIPRGVTNVVFIGQGPTKTKITGNKNFADGTTTFHTATVAVNGDGFVARDIGFENTAGALKHQAVALRVSADKTVFYNCNIDGYQDTLYTHSYRQFYKDCSISGTIDFIFGDASAVFQNCKMIVRKPGNNQACMVTAQGRKDHRGVGAIVLRNCEIRAEPAFTSTKPPIKAYLGRPWKEYSRTIIMQTYIDAFIDPEGWAPWNGNFALNTLYYAEYQNKGPGANTDKRVKWGGYKKSISPQEAEKYAPNIFIDQGSWIKNTGISY from the exons atggcTAAAAAAATAGTCATTTCTGGCATAGCCTCAATTCTTGTGGTGGCTTGTGTGGTTGCAGCATGTACCACCATTAGCAAAAAGAACGCAAGCGATTCATcaagtggtggtggtggtggtgatggtgCTAGCAATAGTGATATTTCAACCTCTACAAAATCTGTAAAAGCAATATGTCAATCTACTGATTACAAAGAAACTTGTGAGAAGAGTCTTGCATCAGCCAAGAACACTAGTGACCCAAAGGAACTTATAAAAGTTGCATTTGAATCAACCATATCTGACATAAAAAATGCCATAAAAAATACTGACTTGATCAAGCATGCAGCCAAAGATCCTAGAACCAAAGAGGCTCTAACAACTTGTGAAGGTCTTCTTGATGTGTCTATTGATGATCTAAGAAGATCTTTTGATAAAGTTGGCACCTTTGATATCAGCAAGATCAAGGATTATACTGATGATCTAAAAACATGGATTAGCGCTTCGATTACTTATCAAGAAACATGCTTAGATGCTTTTCAGAACACAAGTGGTGACACTGGtgagaaaatgaagaaattgtTAAAGACTGCAGGGGAGCTTACTAGCAATGGCCTTGCTATGATTACTAGCTTTGGTGACATGCTCACTAACATGAACATCCCTGGCATTAGCCGCCGATTATTGACAACTGACTACACATCATTCGTTGAAGAAGGTTCTCGTAGGCTTCTTCAAGTTTCTAATACCAAACCTAATGCTGTGGTTGCTCTAGATGGTAGTGGACAATTCAAGACCATCAAAGAAGCCCTTAAAGCTGTGCCCCCAAAGAACACTCAGCCCTATGTCATCTTAATCAAGGCAGGTGAATATAAGGAGATGGTTGATATCCCAAGAGGCGTGACAAACGTTGTGTTTATTGGCCAAGGCCCAACCAAGACCAAGATTACTGGCAACAAGAACTTTGCTGATGGCACTACCACTTTCCATACCGCCACCGTTG CCGTGAATGGAGATGGTTTCGTAGCAAGGGATATCGGATTTGAGAACACAGCAGGAGCATTGAAGCACCAAGCTGTTGCACTCCGTGTATCAGCAGACAAGACAGTTTTCTACAACTGTAACATTGATGGATACCAAGACACTCTGTACACTCATTCCTACAGACAATTTTACAAGGACTGTTCCATCTCAGGAACCATCGACTTCATCTTTGGTGATGCATCTGCTGTGTTCCAAAACTGCAAGATGATTGTAAGGAAACCAGGTAACAACCAAGCTTGTATGGTGACTGCTCAAGGTAGAAAAGACCATCGTGGGGTCGGTGCAATCGTATTGAGGAACTGTGAAATCAGGGCTGAGCCAGCATTCACAAGCACTAAGCCACCAATCAAAGCCTATCTTGGAAGACCATGGAAGGAGTATTCGAGGACAATTATAATGCAAACTTATATCGACGCGTTCATTGATCCTGAAGGATGGGCACCATGGAATGGTAACTTTGCTCTAAACACACTGTATTATGCAGAGTATCAGAACAAGGGACCAGGTGCAAACACTGATAAAAGAGTTAAATGGGGAGGTTACAAGAAAAGCATTTCACCACAGGAAGCTGAAAAATATGCTCCTAATATCTTCATTGATCAAGGTAGCTGGATTAAGAACACTGGTATTTCCTATTGA
- the LOC129884982 gene encoding pectinesterase-like, translated as MANKVIIGGIASILVVACVVAACVTLTKHDTETSSNEVSTSTKSVESMCQPTPYKQTCEKTLSAAKNVSEPKDYIKVAFEATVTDIKNAIKNTEAIKKAHSDPYTKDALHACEELFDLAVEDLRGSVTKMDNFDFSKIKDVVDDLKTWLSAVVTYEETCLDAFAKSEHSETRDQMVKLMNTTRELSINGLAMVNSFGEMITQTTGLTRKLLSNSDSFVEASNRKLLQINTAKPNAVVSASGDGQYKTIQEAINAVPKNNPTPFVILIKAGTYKEHIEIEKNKPNVVFVGEGPTKTIITGDRGVKNGGGYATWHTCALCVAGEGFVIKDIGIENTAGPGKEQAVALRINADKAVIYNCKIDGYQDTLYAHSYRQFYRDCTITGTIDFVFGDATAVFQNCKLIVRKPGNNQACMITAQGRTVPSSVGGFVIQNCDIKAEPAFTSTKPALKAYLGRPWKEYSRTIIMQSNIDGFIDPAGWAPWNTTEFGLHTCYYAEYQNRGPGAALDKRVSTWRGYHKGVSGDTINQFTAGKFINTEQAWLPKADIPYEAGMMKV; from the coding sequence atggcAAACAAGGTGATAATTGGTGGAATAGCTTCCATTCTTGTGGTGGCTTGTGTGGTGGCAGCATGTGTCACCCTGACTAAACATGATACTGAGACTTCATCGAACGAAGTTTCAACTTCAACAAAGTCAGTTGAATCTATGTGCCAACCCACCCCATACAAACAAACTTGTGAAAAGACTCTATCCGCGGCCAAGAATGTGTCCGAGCCAAAGGACTACATCAAGGTTGCATTCGAAGCCACTGTGACAGACATTAAGAATGCCATTAAGAACACTGAAGCAATCAAGAAAGCTCACAGTGATCCTTACACTAAAGACGCTCTCCACGCTTGTGAAGAGTTGTTTGATCTAGCTGTTGAAGATCTAAGGGGCTCTGTCACAAAGATGGACAACTTCGATTTCTCTAAGATCAAGGATGTGGTGGATGACCTCAAGACATGGCTTAGCGCTGTGGTTACTTATGAAGAGACTTGTTTAGATGCTTTTGCCAAATCAGAACACAGTGAAACCCGCGACCAAATGGTGAAGCTAATGAACACCACCAGGGAGCTGAGTATCAATGGTCTTGCCATGGTCAACAGCTTCGGTGAAATGATCACACAAACTACAGGCCTTACCCGCAAATTGTTATCAAACAGTGACTCATTTGTTGAAGCCAGTAACCGTAAACTCCTTCAAATTAACACTGCCAAGCCTAATGCTGTGGTTTCTGCCAGTGGAGACGGACAATACAAGACCATTCAGGAAGCAATTAACGCTGTCCCCAAGAACAACCCAACTCCTTTCGTCATCCTCATCAAGGCCGGTACATACAAGGAACACATTGAAATCGAAAAGAACAAGCccaatgttgtgtttgttggTGAAGGCCCCACCAAGACCATAATTACCGGTGACAGGGGAGTAAAGAATGGTGGCGGTTATGCAACTTGGCATACATGTGCACTTTGTGTTGCTGGTGAAGGTTTCGTTATCAAGGACATCGGAATTGAGAACACAGCAGGACCCGGAAAAGAACAAGCTGTTGCATTGAGGATTAATGCTGATAAGGCCGTTATCTATAACTGCAAAATCGATGGTTACCAAGACACGTTATACGCTCACTCATACAGACAATTCTACCGTGACTGTACCATTACAGGCACCATCGATTTCGTCTTTGGTGATGCAACTGCTGTTTTCCAAAACTGCAAATTGATTGTGAGGAAACCAGGTAACAACCAAGCTTGTATGATCACTGCTCAAGGAAGGACAGTACCAAGTTCCGTTGGTGGATTCGTTATCCAAAATTGTGATATCAAGGCTGAGCCAGCATTCACTAGCACTAAACCAGCACTCAAAGCATATCTTGGACGTCCATGGAAGGAATATTCAAGGACCATCATAATGCAATCAAACATCGATGGATTCATCGATCCAGCAGGATGGGCACCATGGAACACAACTGAGTTTGGACTACACACATGTTATTATGCAGAGTATCAGAACAGAGGTCCAGGTGCGGCTCTCGATAAAAGAGTCTCAACATGGAGAGGTTACCACAAAGGAGTTTCAGGAGATACTATTAACCAATTTACTGCCGGTAAATTCATTAACACAGAACAAGCCTGGTTACCCAAGGCTGATATTCCCTATGAGGCTGGCATGATGAAGGTGTAA